In uncultured Bacteroides sp., one genomic interval encodes:
- a CDS encoding SAM-dependent methyltransferase, with product MEVALYLLPVTLGETPIESVLPPYNKEIILQIKHFIVEDIRSARRFLKKVDKEIDIDTLTFYPLNKHTSAEEISGYLKPLIAGSPMGVISEAGCPAVADPGADVVAMAQRKNLKVVPLVGPSSIILSVMASGFNGQSFAFHGYLPIDPSERVKTIKHLESRIYSENQTQLFIETPYRNNKMAEDILHNCRPQTKLCIAADITCEGEFIKTKTVKEWQGKLPDLTKIPCIFLLYK from the coding sequence ATGGAAGTTGCATTATATCTTTTGCCCGTTACTTTGGGTGAAACACCTATTGAGTCAGTATTACCACCTTATAATAAAGAAATAATTCTTCAGATAAAGCATTTTATTGTCGAAGATATACGTTCTGCTCGTCGTTTTCTTAAGAAAGTAGATAAAGAGATTGATATTGATACTCTAACTTTCTATCCTTTGAACAAGCATACATCTGCTGAAGAAATTTCAGGTTATCTGAAACCATTAATTGCCGGTTCCCCAATGGGAGTGATATCCGAAGCCGGATGTCCTGCTGTTGCCGATCCCGGAGCTGATGTTGTGGCTATGGCTCAGCGAAAGAATCTTAAAGTTGTTCCATTAGTTGGTCCATCATCAATTATCCTTTCTGTAATGGCTTCTGGTTTCAACGGACAAAGTTTTGCTTTTCATGGCTATTTACCAATTGATCCTTCTGAAAGAGTGAAGACTATAAAACATCTGGAATCGCGTATCTATTCAGAGAATCAAACGCAGTTGTTTATTGAAACTCCATATAGAAATAACAAGATGGCAGAAGATATATTACACAATTGCCGTCCTCAGACTAAGTTATGTATCGCAGCAGATATTACATGCGAAGGAGAATTCATAAAAACGAAAACAGTAAAAGAGTGGCAGGGAAAACTTCCTGATCTGACAAAGATTCCTTGTATATTCTTGTTGTATAAATAA
- the lipA gene encoding lipoyl synthase, whose protein sequence is MKNTTQMERVRKPDWLKINIGSNERYTDTKRIVESHKLHTICSSGRCPNMGECWGKGTATFMICGEICTRSCKFCNTLTGKPHPLNSDEPLHVAESIRLMKLSHAVITSVDRDDLPDLGASHWANTLYQIKLLNPETTTEVLIPDFQGRTDLIEMIIAAKPDIISHNMETVRRISPTVRSAANYETSLKVINQISKSGLVAKSGIMVGLGESSSEVEELMDDLLENGCQILTIGQYLQPSHKHFPVEAYITPKQFDIYKETGLKKGFKQVESAPLVRSSYHAEKHLINKHKI, encoded by the coding sequence ATTAAAAACACAACACAAATGGAAAGAGTAAGAAAGCCGGATTGGCTTAAAATAAATATTGGGAGCAACGAGCGCTATACAGATACAAAACGTATTGTAGAGTCTCATAAACTACATACTATTTGTAGTAGCGGACGTTGCCCGAATATGGGTGAATGCTGGGGTAAAGGAACTGCAACCTTTATGATTTGCGGAGAAATCTGCACCCGCTCCTGTAAGTTTTGTAATACTCTTACAGGAAAACCTCACCCTTTAAACAGCGATGAGCCGTTGCATGTAGCAGAATCTATCAGATTAATGAAACTCTCTCATGCCGTAATCACTTCAGTAGACCGGGATGACCTTCCCGACTTAGGCGCTTCGCACTGGGCAAATACTCTTTACCAGATAAAACTTCTCAATCCAGAAACTACAACAGAAGTTCTGATTCCCGATTTTCAAGGAAGAACCGACCTTATTGAAATGATTATCGCCGCAAAACCGGATATTATTTCTCACAATATGGAAACGGTTCGACGCATTAGCCCTACCGTTCGCAGTGCAGCCAATTATGAAACCAGTCTAAAAGTTATTAATCAGATCTCCAAAAGTGGCCTTGTTGCAAAATCTGGTATTATGGTTGGTCTGGGAGAATCGTCCTCAGAAGTAGAAGAGCTTATGGACGATTTATTAGAGAACGGCTGCCAGATACTAACCATTGGACAATACCTGCAACCATCACATAAACACTTTCCTGTTGAAGCATATATAACTCCCAAACAATTTGATATTTATAAAGAAACCGGACTAAAAAAAGGATTCAAACAAGTAGAAAGTGCCCCACTGGTTCGTTCTTCTTATCATGCGGAAAAACATTTAATTAACAAACATAAAATATAA
- a CDS encoding S9 family peptidase, with amino-acid sequence MKKINLLLIFCALSLAIYAQDSKVLTLKDAVTGKYNGERLGELVPMADGEHYTMISNDRKRIVKYSFKTGKEVETLFDVSTARECTFKTFDGYQLSPDETKILIQTETKPIYRRSFTAVHYVYTIKRNLVEKLSDGGPQQVPTFSPDGNMVAFVRNNNIFLVKFLYGNSESQVTTDGAFGKIINGAPDWVYEEEFEYNRALEFSPDNLMITFVRFDETAVSSYSFPLYAGQYPTNKENEYYPGSYSYKYPKSGQTNSTVTVHSFDIKSKVIRKLNIPIKKDDYIPRIRFTKDASKLAVMTLNRTQNQFDMYFVNPRSGVAKLILRDESKYYINENNFDNIVFYDNNFSLLSEKDGYSHLYWYSIGGNLIKQVTKGNFEVSKYHGWDPANNTFYYESNEGNPLRKAVYAIDAKGRKDKLTEKEGTNNAIFGRTMKYFINTFSNLTTPSTVTLNDNKGKELGVLISNSKLKEEISKMVLPKKEFFSFTTSAGVQLNGWMIKPADFSESKKFPVILYQYSGPGTQEVADRWSLGGIRSGLGWEAYMATQGYIVACVDGRGTGGRGEEFTKCTYMNLGVKEAQDQVETAKYFNKQSYVDNGRIGIWGWSFGGYMTIMSMSEGSNVFKAGVAVAPVTDWKFYDSVYTERFMRTPQENADGYAASSAFTRAGNLSGKLLIVHGMADDNVHFQNTAEYSEQLVQSNKQFDMQVYTNRNHSIYGGNTRYHLFTRITEFFKNNL; translated from the coding sequence ATGAAAAAAATTAATTTACTATTGATATTTTGTGCTCTCTCATTGGCAATCTATGCCCAGGATAGCAAAGTATTAACATTAAAAGATGCTGTAACAGGCAAATACAATGGCGAAAGGTTAGGCGAACTTGTGCCGATGGCCGATGGAGAACATTACACGATGATAAGTAATGACAGAAAGCGCATTGTAAAATATTCATTCAAGACAGGCAAAGAAGTAGAAACGCTATTTGATGTTTCAACAGCACGTGAGTGTACATTCAAAACCTTCGATGGCTATCAGCTGTCTCCTGATGAAACTAAAATCCTGATTCAGACAGAAACAAAACCGATCTACCGCCGCTCGTTTACTGCTGTTCACTATGTGTACACTATTAAACGTAATCTAGTAGAGAAACTTTCGGACGGAGGTCCTCAACAGGTTCCTACTTTTTCTCCTGATGGAAACATGGTGGCTTTCGTAAGAAACAATAATATCTTCCTGGTGAAGTTCCTCTATGGCAACAGCGAATCACAAGTAACCACCGATGGGGCATTTGGAAAAATTATCAATGGCGCTCCCGACTGGGTATATGAAGAGGAGTTTGAGTATAACCGCGCACTGGAATTCTCGCCCGATAACTTAATGATTACTTTTGTTCGCTTTGACGAAACAGCTGTGTCTTCTTATTCTTTTCCGTTGTATGCCGGACAATATCCTACTAACAAAGAGAACGAATATTATCCCGGAAGCTATTCTTATAAATACCCAAAATCGGGACAAACTAACTCTACTGTAACCGTACACTCTTTTGATATCAAATCAAAGGTGATCAGAAAATTAAATATTCCTATCAAGAAGGATGATTATATTCCACGTATACGTTTTACTAAAGATGCAAGTAAACTGGCAGTTATGACGCTGAACCGTACACAAAACCAGTTTGACATGTACTTCGTGAATCCTCGTTCAGGAGTTGCTAAGTTAATTCTAAGAGACGAAAGTAAATACTACATTAATGAAAACAACTTTGATAATATTGTTTTCTATGATAACAACTTCAGCCTTCTGAGTGAGAAAGATGGATATAGTCACCTTTACTGGTATTCTATCGGAGGAAATCTGATAAAACAAGTAACTAAGGGTAACTTTGAAGTGAGCAAGTACCACGGTTGGGATCCTGCAAACAATACTTTCTATTATGAAAGTAACGAAGGCAATCCTCTACGCAAAGCTGTGTATGCAATAGATGCAAAGGGAAGAAAAGATAAACTCACTGAAAAGGAAGGTACAAACAATGCCATCTTTGGAAGAACAATGAAATACTTTATTAATACCTTCTCAAACCTGACTACTCCATCGACGGTAACTCTAAATGATAATAAAGGAAAAGAACTTGGTGTACTTATCAGCAACAGTAAGCTGAAAGAAGAGATCAGCAAGATGGTTTTGCCTAAAAAGGAATTTTTCTCTTTCACAACTTCTGCTGGGGTTCAGTTAAACGGATGGATGATTAAGCCAGCCGACTTCTCTGAGTCTAAAAAATTTCCTGTAATTCTTTACCAATACAGTGGACCTGGCACTCAAGAAGTGGCTGATCGCTGGAGCCTGGGTGGAATAAGAAGCGGATTAGGATGGGAAGCTTACATGGCTACTCAAGGATATATCGTAGCTTGTGTTGACGGACGAGGCACAGGTGGACGTGGCGAAGAGTTTACTAAATGTACATATATGAACTTAGGAGTTAAAGAGGCACAGGATCAGGTAGAAACTGCCAAGTACTTCAATAAACAATCCTATGTTGATAACGGAAGAATTGGAATCTGGGGATGGAGCTTTGGTGGATACATGACTATTATGAGCATGAGCGAAGGCAGCAATGTATTTAAAGCCGGAGTAGCAGTTGCACCGGTAACCGACTGGAAATTCTATGACTCTGTTTACACTGAACGTTTCATGAGAACTCCACAGGAAAATGCAGATGGCTATGCAGCCTCCTCAGCATTTACACGTGCTGGAAATCTTAGCGGAAAGCTTTTGATTGTACACGGTATGGCTGATGACAATGTTCATTTCCAGAATACCGCCGAATATAGTGAACAGTTAGTACAATCTAACAAACAATTTGATATGCAGGTTTACACTAATCGCAATCATAGCATATACGGAGGAAATACCCGTTACCACTTGTTTACTCGCATTACAGAATTCTTCAAGAATAATCTGTAA